From Aspergillus luchuensis IFO 4308 DNA, chromosome 2, nearly complete sequence:
ATAGCATGGAAGATCTGGTCTACGAGGATACCGAAAGCGATGATTCTGGATCAACTGAGtctgatgatggagacatgGAGGACATCTCAACCGACGACCAGGATGAACCTGTCTGTTGCATCTGCTCGAAAATGGATATGTcagacgatgaggatgagagtgaTTCTGGAGATGATTCTGAGGATGATTCTGAAGACGACGATAAATAcgtcgacgacgacgaagacgacgctTTCCCTGGATGCGACTATCTAGGATTGGCCGACTATGTGGAAGGGCGCGATACGAAGCAGGGAATTATGCATGATCTACGCCCATCAAACCAACCGTACCCAGAAGATCCAACGGCGAAACTACATGTGTTGATTAAAATCACAACCTACAGTCCACATACCCTAATTCGCGTCCCCGTGAAGCCACTAGCCCTTTCATCCAGGGTCTTCGCCGAAATCTTCGGCTATCAAGAAACCGGCGACGCACAGCCCAACAACCAGGCTCGctgggacgaggatgagcttGTCTGGGTGGAAGATCTGTCGTTCGATTGGCCCAACCCCGCAGCTATGCTATGGGTTCTGCGGGCCCTGACCAGGGGATGGGTCGATTGGCCAGGATCTATTGAGCTTGTGTTTCTCAAGGACATCGCTGTCATTGTGAATAGATTCGAGCTACGAGATGCTATGAAGCCCTTTTCGGCTGCCTGGCTGGGAAGCACCTGTGTGAGACCAAAAAGATATGTGCCCTCACACAAAGAGCTTGTGGACTGGGTGTTGTTCATTACTTGGGTATTTCAGTCTGGATCCGGACGGGATTTCCGATATGCTACGCGTGGTGTGATTATGGATTACACGTTCAAGTCCAAGCCAAAAGACGGACTTCTGCCCAGGGATATGTATGAAGCTATTTACCAGGCTCGATCGGAGCTGTGTCAAAGCTTTGCGGAAATTATCCGGGAATACTTGGGTTTCAAGCCTGAAAACGAGCAGAAGGGTCTCTGGAACTTCTGTGAGCATCAATCACTGGATCCTTGGATATCTATTCTTACGGCCTTGGAAAATCCAAGCCCGTACAAGGTGTCGCTGAGTCGTGTTCATCAGAAGATGAAATCGCTGGTGTTCAACTCCCCCAAACCTGAGACTTTATACTGTGCGTGGTGTGAGGGGACATGGAGAACCCTACAAGCCTGCGAAGATGAGATGCGACGGACACTGGGGATCGACTGTGATGGTAATCAGGTACAAGAGTCCGACGAATGCGACGGTACGTGTTCGCATTGGCCGCAGTTCAGCTTCCAGCGAGTGTCCTGGCCTTGCCCAGACTGGGTGGGATGCAAGACTGTTGCGAAGCCGTGAACGAAGATCGATGGGTTTGATGCGAGTCATGTAAAGGATGAAGACAGTATAGTGTGTTATTAGTGGGCGTCTTTCGCTGTTCCATACACGGGTATATTCTCTGTTTAGGTTCAATGGACTCGGGGAATTTCCCCGCACTTACGCCATGACAGCATTATTAATGCAACTGTATCACATCAGCAAtaactagtaaatatttctccttctcttttgctCACTCTCTGTACCTGTTTCCTCAATACACAAGCACTAGTGCAActcatcttcccctcccccataACCATGCCCCTCGCTAGAGCAACGTTCAACGACATCGTCCTCGCCGAATCCCCCACCTGGGAGACCGTCGAAGGGAACATCTATGTAAGCCCCCAAACCACATAGCCTAGATACCCAAACCGACTTGCCACAAATATCCAGTTCCCACCCACAGCAATCAAAGATAAATCACTCTTTGTCCCTATCGAAAAAGAGACATATTGTCCATGGAAAGGAGATGCATCATATTACTCTATTGTGATTGGACGTGAGGATCTCCCCACCCCATCTCTTCGTTTGTTTAAACTGCCCCTCTACAGAGACAAAATGATTGTATCGTTGCTAACAGACTGATATATAGCTACGACAATCCCCGGTGCAGCTTGGTATTATCCCAACCCTTATGATGCTGCAAGCAATATCAAGGACCATGTGGCGTTTTGTATGTTTGACCTATTAATTGTTTCTAAGCTAGGTGAAGTTGTGAAGTCAGCTAACAGCACACGGGTTCAGACACGACAGAGAGTATTAAAGTGACCGTGGAATGAAAGCATAGTTGAGCTTGATGTGGTGAATGGCATGTTTGTAGTAAGCATGGATGATTGATACAGAAGTACTAGTTTGATATAACATTCACATTTAAAACACGAGTACATTTATCCTAGTACGAAAGAAGCAAGCACTCGTCACTCACTACTCCACTCCTTCACAAGGCCACcatacttcttcctcaaAAATTGAATGCCGGCCTCCGCCAACCTTCCAATCTTCCCAATCTTCGCAATCTCCACCATGCTTAAAATCCTGACTGAGATCGCCTCACAACCCGCGCTAAATCTCCACCGCCATAAGCGAGTCAATAGACATCTCTTGAATCTCCTCGGACATCTCAGCGGCCCGCGGCATATGTCGCGCCAGGTGCTTGCTCAATTCGTGTGTCAAATTGTTCTCCACCTCGGGCTCATTCAGCATGGCCGGGTTCTGGTCGACCCTCTGTAGGGGCTCTCTGAGTGCTCCTACTGAAGAATTAGCGGGGAAGGCAAATGGAATGCTGCAGACGTCAATCTTCAGGTCGACTTACCATCAAATACTCAGTGATCAGTGTTTCTAGGATAGTTAGTGTATTGTTATAAAACTGACCGGAATGAGGCTTCCAACATACCAGGGCAAAGTGCACGGAGTAACAATAGACCGTTTGGGGCTAGCAGCTGGCGTATATGCTGTAGGGCTGTTCCAAGTCGCGGCGTCGTGTACAGCTATTTTCTTGGTCAACGTAAGGTCCCCAATCCGACGGTTCTACAACGCGGTCGCCGAGCAGTTCATGGTGTGGATGGCCTCGGAATCTCCAGTTGCGAGTCAAACGGCTCTCATGC
This genomic window contains:
- a CDS encoding uncharacterized protein (InterPro:IPR007361,IPR038694), whose translation is MHHVEEPIAQMEDFNMLSDSDMDMVDGLVPNSAACGFIPTSNPADFKENIPPPAEDEGTIDDDATDVATEVATEVDLNEVMEDLDIDHDYEASESGDDSEYSEEDMDLADGDSEQGVDSDWGDDEERTKAEEEKEEEEDYDPENAPINKTSVDRIEDTFDHLYENDERPSSSHHNEDDSMEDLVYEDTESDDSGSTESDDGDMEDISTDDQDEPVCCICSKMDMSDDEDESDSGDDSEDDSEDDDKYVDDDEDDAFPGCDYLGLADYVEGRDTKQGIMHDLRPSNQPYPEDPTAKLHVLIKITTYSPHTLIRVPVKPLALSSRVFAEIFGYQETGDAQPNNQARWDEDELVWVEDLSFDWPNPAAMLWVLRALTRGWVDWPGSIELVFLKDIAVIVNRFELRDAMKPFSAAWLGSTCVRPKRYVPSHKELVDWVLFITWVFQSGSGRDFRYATRGVIMDYTFKSKPKDGLLPRDMYEAIYQARSELCQSFAEIIREYLGFKPENEQKGLWNFCEHQSLDPWISILTALENPSPYKVSLSRVHQKMKSLVFNSPKPETLYCAWCEGTWRTLQACEDEMRRTLGIDCDGNQVQESDECDATTIPGAAWYYPNPYDAASNIKDHVAFYTTESIKVTVE